The genome window tgtgtgtgtgtgtgtgtgtatttgtgtgtgtatttgtgtgtatatatgtatgcgtgtgtgtgcgtgtgtgcgtgtgtgtgtgtgtgtgtgtgtatttgtgtgtgtatttgtgtgtgtgcacaatgtaatacatttgtgcacggctgcacacactatataacagcccctaggccgtgcttatagtgcctacGACAGCGACACAACATCTCACAAACACAAAAgctttgccgccgccgcgtgcgcttatagtggaaACTTGAAGCcggcaaatttgatttttcaagggccgtcgtgtCACGTGACGGTCCTTGAACCAATTAAATGCCCGGAATCCCGCGCCGTcgcggcgaaacataactttccctctcaccctccctatctccctgtctctctccctcttcccctgtctctctccctctcccgctgtctctctccccctgtctctctccctctccccctgtctctctcgctctccccctgtctctctcgctctccccctgtctctctcgctctccccctgtttctctccctctcccccgtctctctccctctctgcctgtctctctccccctgtctctctctccctgtctctctcccctgtctccctgtctctctccccctctctatctcccccctctctctctgtctctgtctctgtccctccctgtctctgtctctgtccttccctgtctctgtttctgcccctccctgtctctgtctctgcccctccctgtctctgtctctgtccctccctgtctctgtccctccctgtctctgtccctccctgtctctgtcctccctgtctctgtccctccctgtctctgtccctccctgtctctgtccctccctgtctctgtccctctctgtctctccctctctgtctctccctctctgtctctccctctctgtctcaccctttctgtctctccctctctgtctctccctcatcttaactgccgtatacctacaccgaagtaacctaccctgctttcttccagatctgactcaagtttcacgcgggagacatcggaagacaggtagggaacacctcccctccagtatagtaccttgagggactgtggatcaggtaagatcccagccgggattgctgctttagaaattgtgaagagggggcatcctgacactggttaaggggtacagaagtcattcacatctggcttttttttccgttcgattagtgaggccatccgACACACACTCACGTaactaggactaatggtagtaaagtataagtgtaatacgataaataaactgttaatgtaaaaaaaaaaaattgtgtcccggtttttcattttcaaaatctggtcaccctattcacatatataggcagcggggacagatgggcaggaggtaaggggcttgTGGTCCGCGCGCGCGGCcgtccgcagcgggtcctcagccttagggccgttctatagtggtgggggtgcgcgcgcacggcagttatagatggcttaggtgagtcagcccttctatacaagggccgcgcgcgcacgccagggagcggggagccgacagacagcggcgaaaaCGGGAAAAATAATCTTTTACgctgctaccggcgctgaatgtatgtatatgtgtgtatgtgtgtatatatgtatgtatgtatactgcaccgacacactttattcgagcaaataccctgtatgtacctggcagatacctggaatgcgccgctcctcacctctgacaagccccgttgcgtttgccttcccagcctgggttcatgcctggctgacgggcggctgatctgttaaatgataatgattaggatttaataggctgcaatgcttcgcgtgtctaccagatggcataaattcatgaattgtaatgcagtatatatatatatactgtgcagtattgcagccagcgggaataaaatgcttcaatccctgcctgaaaataacccaatgcactcgggcagaaaacagtcacaaacctcaatacactcgggtatacccgaattcgtgggactagccttgctcgaataaagtgtgtcgccagtgtatgtgtgtgtgtgtgtgtgtgtgtgtgtgcatatatgtatgcatgtgtatgtatatatgtgtgtgtgtgtgtatgtgtgtatatatgtatgcatgtgtatgtatatgtgtgttgtgggtatgcatatgtatgtatatgtgtgttgtgggtatgtatgtatgcatgtgtatgtatatgtgtgtgtgtgtgtgtgtgtgtgtgtgtgtgtgtgtgtatctgtgtgtgtgcacaaatgTAATACATTTGTGCACGGCTGCACACACTATTTAACAgcccttaggccgtgcttatagtgcctgcgacagCGACACAACATCGCACAaacacaaaagcattgccgccgcagcgtgcgcttatagtgcacacaacacacaacggcgacaaagcgacggagcaacgtcgccgtcgcgaaaacttgaagccggcaaatttgatttttcaggggccgtCGTGTCACGTGACGATCCATGAACCAATTAAATGCCCGGAATCCCGCGCCGTCGCGGCAAAACATAACTTtcaccggtggcgacgggtgacgtcaccggtcgtGTCGCCGTCACCATCGGCGGCACTAtaactataggcacagccttagaCTTGTGTTATGGCTTTATAGTGATTTCATGTAACTTCATTCCCACGTGACTTCAATTTCGAAGCAGCACTGCCACCCTGTGGAGTAACTGTCAGCTTCAGACATTTCTACTGGAGGATTTGTGTTTGCTGAACTTGTTTCCCCGGTCTGCATTTCTTCCCCGTGTCACCTCATGCAGGGTAAATTAGAAATAAAAGCAAATTTATAAAACAggggtatttatataaaaaaaaatactgatgAATGTAGTTGATCATACACATCTAAATATTACAAATGAATTACATTTACAGATATATAGATGCAGACACAATATAATTAAATACATGAAATAGATGGCACACAAATGTGTTCGTGTGAGTTGGGCAATACTAGGCAAAGCAAATGTGATCACAGTTTTAATGAGATAAACTTCCAACCAATCCCATTACCACGCAgcctttttttataaacagtaacgGCTTTCACTGAGCCAATCAGACGAAAGactttttcagccaatcaaaaTCAAGGAACGTCTTCCAGTGCAATTCACTTTCTCCCCACATGGGGTGTCTGTGGTTTTCACTCAGGTCCGCTCATACTGCATATAAGCAGCAGCTTTACCGCAATTACCTCATTCGCTTCCTGTTTTGACACTGTGCAGAATGACTGGTCGCGGCAAAGGAGGAAAAGGGCTCGGGAAAGGAGGTGCCAAGAGGCACAGGAAGGTTCTTCGTGACAACATCCAAGGCATTACCAAGCCTGCTATCCGCCGCCTGGCTCGCAGAGGAGGAGTGAAGCGCATCTCCGGTCTCATCTATGAAGAGACCCGTGGGGTGCTCAAGGTTTTCCTGGAGAATGTGATCCGGGACGCGGTCACCTACACCGAGCACGCTAAGAGGAAGACAGTCACCGCTATGGACGTGGTGTATGCTCTCAAGCGCCAGGGCCGCACTCTCTATGGATTCGGAGGCTAAACGGTGACACTTCTTACCAACTGATGATACGGAATTCACATTCATTTAacccaaaggctcttttaagggcCACCCACATTCTCCTGTATAGAGCTCTGGTTACACCGCCATCTTATTCTTACCCGTTTTCATGTTGCTGTCTCTGACGGGACTCAATATTTCATATTGGAAACGGGTTAGAGAAATACAATTCACTACAAAACCACCAGTATGTGATAGCATTTTGTTAGAGCGCTTTATCTACGATTCTTTTCTATGAATTGACATGTACACTCGTGAGTTATATAAACTTTGCTATTCTCCCTTCATGCTATTAACTGCTCATTCATAAAGCAAACCACATATTGGTTTCACTTTTTGATATAACTTCTCTGAATTAGAAGTGCCTGCACTTGACAGATTTAAATACGTGATTTTAATTGCTCGAtccatatacacatttttttacattacacATTGGTACAATCtgcaaaagaaaatgtatatgATAAATGCCTTATCTGTATTGATTTTAACCGCTatgaaaacaattacatttttatagaCTTGTATAAAACAATGACAATCTTTGAGCATTCATTCATTATTATTTTGCTGTCTTTTCTGCTCTTAAAACAAAATCCCCAATGCAAATGCTTCATAAAATAGTCACTCCTTTTATATTCCATTAAATAGTCCCATATATTGGGCATCATGTATCAGCTTTTGATAAGAAAAAAATGCAATCGGATTTTCTTTAGCACTTTATGTGACATTTATGATAATTTGTCACAACTGTAAATCTCATAGATATTGATCACGTTTTTTGGTTTTATGATCATAAATACAACCCCGCATTTCATGTGTAAAACACTCGGTTTGGGGATCTCGGAACAATTATACAGAGAAGGTAAAAAGGCGCCAAAGCTTTACTATCTGTCATTCAAACAAAGACCACACGGTGGCAGTATTGTTTTGGAAATGATCTGGATTCTGGAGACCTGGATTTTTCACAATGATCTGAATCAAAGGTTTCACCTCCAGATATTTGTGTTAAATACGTTTTGCGGATTCCCTTTAATATAATTAGTGAATTAAGTTTAAAATCAACAGAACTCTAGCATCACTTCTTAAATCGCACAAATATGTGTACTGATGTGGGGGCTGAAACTGCCAAAGATGCCACATTTCCCACACAATCTATACAGGGAAAACGCAGCAGCACCAAAATAAAggcagcaaaacacacacacacgtgtgtaactCACATTAATAAGAAACACTTGGGGTCTTACTTACTTTGTGAACAATGTTTCTAAATCAATCTGTTCTATTAATTCAATgatcctttgttttttttatttcagtcacACTTTATCTCAAAGATTATCACGGAGACCAGAACGTAACcccgggatcaaggcaccagaacGGACAAAGCGTTTCAATAAAGAGAATTTATTCTGTCCGTATCCAGCACAGCACAAACTCACAAACCCCTTACACTCCCCAAAACAGGGAATACAGGGGATTCTAGGTGCCAGGCGCCACTTCCAAGGCTCCCCAGGGTTTGCTCCCACTCCTGTGGGGTTTGAGACTGCAGAGCTTTCAAACCTGTTTGCTTTCTGAGACTCTGTCCCGCAGCGCGGAACCGTTTTCACATCTCCCGCTGGATGAAGCTCCCAGCGCCGTGTGAAGGTGTCTCTGGCGCAGCCTTGGGGCGCACCGCTTAGTTCCCTGCACGCTGGGATCACACTGACCCTGAGCGCTGCTGGGTTCCCCTTACATACAGTCCCCGCTGCTATAGGAAATCGCTGTAGATGGAGCCGCGACCATCATGTGTGGATACTGCATGGGAGACAACACGTGAGGTCACATCTGCATTGGCCAATCATGGCTGGGCGCGGGGTGGGTGAAAGTTAAAGGGCTTTTGGAGAAATATGAACGTCCCtgtgggagcagcgcctgtcagtgggagcagcgcctgtcagtgggagcatcgcctgtcagtgggagcggcgcctgtATCATGAGCATCAGCGATATCTCGGGATACAGCGCAATGCTGCACTTTTAGGGTGTTTGATCGTCAGCCCGATCTCTTCCCCAGCCACTCTCCCTTTgttcctgtccctctcctccccctccactccaagcAATAGCAGTTCTCCGGACATGTGGGCTGCTCAGTGGGATTCTCAGCCCAATGTACAGAGACCTTGGCTATGctttatatatgcacacacagtgtatactttGGTACAGTTTACAACACGAGAGTAAAGAATTACAGTTACAGGGTATGGAAGGGGTTGCATGGCACATTAAACTGGGGCAGCTCTAGGGTCTGGTGACCAGATGAGCCCCAGGAAAGGACAGGTAGGTGGGAGGGACGGAGTCCAGAATAATACAGGTTAAGCCTGGTCCCAGGGGTGTGTACTGAGGTCTGGGGAACTGTGATTGTTTCCACACACATCAGGCACTCTGATCGGTCACCACCCTATCTCCATGATTTGCTATGGACACAGGAATCTAGAAACGGGGTGGCAGATATCAATTCCACAGATCTTTTCTGGACTGGCATGGAGATGGACTAAATGGTATTCTCTGATGTCATGCCAGAGACACCCAAGACAAGGCTGTGTGCTTTTCTGAAGCAgaagatttaaacttgcctgcttgcaactTGTTTTCAGCACTGCCGGAATTCCTGATCCTCTACAAGAGTGGAAGCTGCTCCGGGTAAGCCATTTCTGTGGCACTGGGCAcctaggactgctaggattccccctgtattccctgGTTGGTGCGAGTATAGCTCTGTTAGGAGATTCTGTGCTGTGTCTGATGGCTACTGCTGAAATAAACACCTCTTTATTTGATCGCTGTGTCCTGTCTGGCACGTGATCCAGTGAAAGAGTCCTGGTCTGCTGTGGCAACTATTGCTAGTAAGCAATATGTAACGAGAACTATGCTCCCCTCCTTACTATCCGGCGTGACCTGTTTCATATATTGTTCTCATTCTTGCTCGCCCAATGATCAAAACACATTGTTCCCTCCCTCAGTGCCTTGTTTTGATTGTCCACTTCTCAAGTGTTTCAAGATTTACCTAATTCTTGTTGTAATAGTTTGTGGGTTGCTCCCTTCCCCAGTGTTCCCACTCTGTATTATTTCCCGCTTCTACTGCCATGGCATTCCTAATGCTTGGTTTCAAGTACTAAGCAATGTAGTGTCCCTCAATTATTCCT of Ascaphus truei isolate aAscTru1 unplaced genomic scaffold, aAscTru1.hap1 HAP1_SCAFFOLD_1792, whole genome shotgun sequence contains these proteins:
- the LOC142476923 gene encoding histone H4 — protein: MTGRGKGGKGLGKGGAKRHRKVLRDNIQGITKPAIRRLARRGGVKRISGLIYEETRGVLKVFLENVIRDAVTYTEHAKRKTVTAMDVVYALKRQGRTLYGFGG